CCCGCAGTCACCGCAACAAGCCTGTCTCCCGGGCTGTGCGGCAGACGCGCGAGCGTCTGCAATCGGGCCATTCCTCCGCCGCCGCCTTCGATCGCGATGCGCTCAGGATGTATATGAGCGCCTTCATCCAGGGCGCGTCGATCATGCCGCTCTTCGTCATCATCGTTGCGGTACTCGGCATCTATTTCACCGGCAACACACAAATCTTGCTCTGGTCGGTACTGACGCTGACTGCCTACGCAGCAAACATCTATCTCGTGCGCCGCGCCCGCAAAAAGGAGATGTCGCCGGACTCGGCGCGCAAATGGCGCCGCATCTTGCTTTTCGGCCAGCTGATGATCGGCAGCTGCTGGGCCGTCTTCGCGCTTCAACAGTGCGACGCCTGCGATCCTGCCGGCTTCATCCTGTTCAAGGGCGCAACGCTTCTCATCGCGCTTTCCGTTACGGCAATGTCGAATTTCATGCTGACGCCCGCCGTGCTCGTTGCCTTCGCGCCCTCCGTCGTGGCACTCGCTGCAAAGGCCGGCGTCTCGCGCGACCTGCTTGAGCTGAGCCTGGCTGCCGTTTTCACGACGACCGTCATTTTCTTCAACTACATCAGCGACCGCCTCTTCCAGTCGAACCTCAAGATCCTCTCCTTCCAGTCGGAAAAGGACGACTTGATCGCCGAGCTCGAAGTCGCCAAATCCATGTCCGACGAGGCGCGTCGGCGCGCGGAAGAGGCAAACCTTGCCAAGTCGCGCTTCCTCGCCTCCATGTCCCATGAGCTGCGCACGCCGCTGAATGCCATCCTCGGCTTCTCCGAGGTGATGTCGGCCGAGGTCATGGGCCCGCTGAACAACCCGACCTACAAGGAGTATACCAACGACATCCACCGTTCAGGCCAGCATCTGCTGAACCTTATCAACGAGATCCTCGACCTGTCGCGCATCGAGGCCGGAAAATACGAACTCATCGAAGAAGCGATCTCGCTCCTTGACATCGCGGAAGATTGCATCGGCATGGTGCAGCTGCGTGCCAGGGGCAAGAACATTTCCATCACCCAGCAGTTCGAACGGGAGCTGCCGTCGGTCTGGGCTGACGAGAAGTCGTTGCGCCAGGTTGTGCTGAACCTGCTTTCAAACGCAGTGAAGTTCACGCCGCAGGCCGGTGAAATCCATGTCAAGGTCGGATGGACGGCAGGCGGCGGCCAGTACATCTCCATCAAGGACAATGGCCCTGGCATCCCCGAGGACGAAATACCCGTCGTTCTCTCCGCCTTCGGCCAGGGATCGATCGCCATTAAGAGCGCCGAACAGGGTACCGGCCTCGGCCTGCCGATCGTCCAGGCGATCCTTGCCAAGCATGACGGCCAGTTCGTCCTGAAATCAAAGCTGCGCGAAGGCACCGAAGTGATCGCCATTCTGCCCGCCAAGCGCGTGCTGCAGAGCCTGCCGGCCGTCGAGGAGGCGCAGCCCGTTTCCCGCAAGCGCAAGAGCTTCGCCTGATCTTGGCAAACCTGCACGAAACCAGGGTGGCAGACCGGTGCAAACGAAGTTGAACGTCAGGCAAGAAAACCCGCGGCAAGATGACGTGGCCTCGCTTCTCTTGCTGTCCGATGCGGTTGCAGCTTCGCTCTATCCCGGACAGTATCGCCGGCCTCTCGATCCGCAAACCTTGTCCGCACCACATATTTCAGTCTTTGTCGCACGCATTGCCAACCTTACCGCAGTAGGATGCTGCGCGCTCTTCGACGATCATGATGGCACGGCGGAGCTCAAGCGGATGATCGTAGACCAGAGGTTCAGACAGCAGGGTGTTGGAAGAGCACTGTTGCAAGCCGCAGAAGCAGCGGCCATGTCCAAAGGAATTCGTCTTATCCAAATGGAAGTTGGTATCAGGAATACGGATGGACAAAAACTGTATCGTTCGGCCGGATACAGGGAGCGCGGCCCCTTCGGCACCTATAAGCCGTCACCGATCAGCCTGTTTTTCGAGAAAGCGATCGGAGAAAAATCCTGATGCCATCTGCGTCAGGAAAGGACGATTTCAATGAGGTGCGCGCCGATCGTGACGAGAAGATAGAGCCCGCAGGCGGCAATCGCGCACAGGACGGCAAAGGAGCCAAGATCCTTGGCATGTTTGCCGACCATCGAGATTTCCGGCGAGATGCGGTCGATCACCTCCTCGATCGCCGTATTCAGCGCCTCGACGGCGAAGAGCACCAGAAACAGCACGACGGCAATCATCATTTCCCACGGCGATGCACCGACGGCGGCAAGCAGGATCAGCGAAACCGCGGCAAAGACCAGTTCCTGCCGGAAGGCCGATTCCTTGATCAGGCGCTGGAAGCCCGCCCAGGAATAGACGGCGGCAGCGAAGAAATGGCTCACACCCGTCTGTTTGCCTATGGCAGGTTTGGTCAATGCACGTCCTCGTCGTTAAGTCGGCGGCGGCCGCAGCCGCCGTCCATGGGTCAAAATGCGAATACCGGTTCGAGGCTTCCGCCGCAAGCACCCGCCATCGTCTGACACGACGCTCCAGAGCTCAGTGTTTGTTGGCAACGCCTGCCTGCGAGAATGTGGCCATTCCGGAATGGCAGGCCGCGGCGGCCTTTACGATGCCGGCGGCAAGTGCCGCACCCGTTCCCTCGCCAAGCCGCATGCCGAGCGCCAGAAGCGGTGTTTTGCCGAGCATCTCGATTGCCCTGAGATGCCCCGGTTCGGCTGAGACATGGCCGATCAGGCAGTGATCGAGAGCCGACGGATTGGCCGCCTGCAGGATGGCGCCTGCCGCCGTCGCCACATAACCGTCGATCAGCACAGGTATCTTTTCGACGCGCGCAGCAAGAATGGCGCCGGCCATTGCCGCAATCTCGCGGCCGCCCAGGCGGCGCATGATTTCCAGCGGATCGTTCAGGTGGTCGCGGTGCAATTCGATCGCGCGCTCGACGGCTGCCACCTTGCGCTCCAGCATCTCGCCCTCGGAACCGGTTCCGGGGCCGACCCAGTCGCGCGCCGAGCCGCCGTAAAGCGCGTAGTTGATCGCCGCAGCGATGGTCGTGTTGCCGATGCCCATCTCGCCGATGCACAGCAGGTCCGTGCCGCCCGCAATCGCCTCCATGCCGAAGGCCATGGTTGCCGCGCAATCGCGCTCGGAAAGTGCTGCCTCTTCGGTGATGTCACCGGTCGGAAAGTCGAGCGCCAGATCGAAGACCTTCAGCCCGAGATCGTAGGCGACGCAAATCTGGTTGATCGCCGCACCGCCGGCGGCGAAATTTTCCACCATCTGCTGCGTCACGGCCGGCGGAAAGGGCGTGATGCCCTGTTTCGCCACGCCGTGATTGCCGGCGAAGATCGCAACCAGCGGCCGGTTGACGGCAGGCGCCCTGCCCGTCCAGGCCGCCAGCCAGAAGGCGATCTCCTCGAGCCGCCCGAGTGCGCCCGGCGGCTTCGTCAGCTGCGCGTCGCGCTCGCGCGCTGCCACCAGCGACCGGGTATCCGGTCCCGGCAGATCGCGCAGCAGCGCGCGGAAATCGTCGAACGGCAGGCCTGAAACGCTCATGAATTCGGCTTCCTTATATTTGCTTCTGTCCAAAGACCCCGGCCAACTTGTGTTTTGCAGGCAAATCGGCTTCTGTCGTCGCGACTCTAATAAAGGCAGCGGGCAGGCCTCACAACTCCCAAAGCGTCGCACTTTTCATGCATGAAGTTGGAGACATGAACATCAAGGCCTATGCGCTCGACACTGCCCGCGCCGTCGCTTTTCTGAGCAGGCTTCCCGTGCCGCAATGGGTTTTTTCCGCAGACGACGGCAAGCTCACCCGCACGGTGCGCGCCTTCCCGCTCGCCGGCATTTTGATCGGGCTTCTTCCGGCCCTCGTCTTTCTCATTCTCCTTGGCCTGCGCGCCGACCGTCTGATGGCGGCGTTCGTCGCACTCGCCGTCCAGACGCTCA
Above is a window of Rhizobium etli 8C-3 DNA encoding:
- a CDS encoding sensor histidine kinase gives rise to the protein MSTGVSTSTDKIIVDKSRSHRNKPVSRAVRQTRERLQSGHSSAAAFDRDALRMYMSAFIQGASIMPLFVIIVAVLGIYFTGNTQILLWSVLTLTAYAANIYLVRRARKKEMSPDSARKWRRILLFGQLMIGSCWAVFALQQCDACDPAGFILFKGATLLIALSVTAMSNFMLTPAVLVAFAPSVVALAAKAGVSRDLLELSLAAVFTTTVIFFNYISDRLFQSNLKILSFQSEKDDLIAELEVAKSMSDEARRRAEEANLAKSRFLASMSHELRTPLNAILGFSEVMSAEVMGPLNNPTYKEYTNDIHRSGQHLLNLINEILDLSRIEAGKYELIEEAISLLDIAEDCIGMVQLRARGKNISITQQFERELPSVWADEKSLRQVVLNLLSNAVKFTPQAGEIHVKVGWTAGGGQYISIKDNGPGIPEDEIPVVLSAFGQGSIAIKSAEQGTGLGLPIVQAILAKHDGQFVLKSKLREGTEVIAILPAKRVLQSLPAVEEAQPVSRKRKSFA
- a CDS encoding GNAT family N-acetyltransferase gives rise to the protein MQTKLNVRQENPRQDDVASLLLLSDAVAASLYPGQYRRPLDPQTLSAPHISVFVARIANLTAVGCCALFDDHDGTAELKRMIVDQRFRQQGVGRALLQAAEAAAMSKGIRLIQMEVGIRNTDGQKLYRSAGYRERGPFGTYKPSPISLFFEKAIGEKS
- a CDS encoding diacylglycerol kinase, coding for MTKPAIGKQTGVSHFFAAAVYSWAGFQRLIKESAFRQELVFAAVSLILLAAVGASPWEMMIAVVLFLVLFAVEALNTAIEEVIDRISPEISMVGKHAKDLGSFAVLCAIAACGLYLLVTIGAHLIEIVLS
- the cobT gene encoding nicotinate-nucleotide--dimethylbenzimidazole phosphoribosyltransferase, with protein sequence MSVSGLPFDDFRALLRDLPGPDTRSLVAARERDAQLTKPPGALGRLEEIAFWLAAWTGRAPAVNRPLVAIFAGNHGVAKQGITPFPPAVTQQMVENFAAGGAAINQICVAYDLGLKVFDLALDFPTGDITEEAALSERDCAATMAFGMEAIAGGTDLLCIGEMGIGNTTIAAAINYALYGGSARDWVGPGTGSEGEMLERKVAAVERAIELHRDHLNDPLEIMRRLGGREIAAMAGAILAARVEKIPVLIDGYVATAAGAILQAANPSALDHCLIGHVSAEPGHLRAIEMLGKTPLLALGMRLGEGTGAALAAGIVKAAAACHSGMATFSQAGVANKH